A window from Trichomycterus rosablanca isolate fTriRos1 chromosome 21, fTriRos1.hap1, whole genome shotgun sequence encodes these proteins:
- the paqr3a gene encoding progestin and adipoQ receptor family member 3a encodes MPSAKVLKNTQYIELGSYQYWPVLVPRGIRLYTYEQVPGFLKENPYITDGYRAYLTSKLCIKSLFILSNETVNIWSHLLGFFLFLSLGLYDMVGVLPMVAATREDYVIYAIGLFCFQVCMLCSVGYHLFCCHRSEKSSRRWMALDYAGISIGTLGCYVPGVFYGFYCNNYWRQVYLIVVLAMTLGVFFAQIHPLYLTKKWQKLRSVIFCSVVAYGLIPTVHWIWLSGGFGAEIVQAFLPRVLIMYLLAASGFVFYVSKIPERYFPGQLNYVGSSHQLWHILVVLMFYWWHRSALFITNYRHTHACPGYPQHS; translated from the exons ATGCCTTCAGCTAAAGTGCTAAAGAATACCCAGTACATAGAACTGGGCAGTTACCAGTACTGGCCCGTTCTTGTGCCCAGAGGAATTCGTCTGTACACTTACGAGCAAGTGCCGGGCTTTCTGAAAGAAAATCCGTACATTACAGATGGCTACAGGGCGTACCTGACTTCTAAACtgtgtattaaaag TCTCTTCATCCTTTCTAACGAGACCGTGAACATCTGGAGCCACTTGCTGGGCTTCTTCCTGTTCCTCTCGCTGGGCCTGTACGACATGGTGGGGGTGCTGCCAATGGTTGCGGCCACCAGAGAGGATTATGTCATCTACGCTATCGGACTCTTCTGCTTCCAG GTGTGTATGCTGTGCTCGGTGGGGTATCATCTGTTCTGCTGCCACCGCTCAGAGAAAAGCAGTCGGCGCTGGATGGCCCTGGATTACGCCGGAATCTCCATCGGGACTTTGGGCTGCTACGTTCCCGGTGTCTTCTACGGCTTTTACTGCAATAAT TACTGGAGACAGGTGTATTTGATCGTGGTTCTGGCCATGACGCTGGGAGTCTTCTTCGCCCAGATCCATCCTCTGTACCTGACCAAGAAGTGGCAAAAGCTGCGCTCGGTCATcttctgctctgtggtggcctaTGGCCTCATCCCTACCGTCCACTGGATCTGGCTGAGTGGAGGATTCGGTGCTGAAATAGTGCAG gcATTTCTTCCCAGAGTGCTAATAATGTACCTCCTCGCTGCATCTGGATTCGTCTTTTATGTCTCCAAAATTCCTGAACGCTACTTCCCAG gtcagCTGAACTACGTGGGTTCGAGCCACCAGCTGTGGCACATTCTGGTGGTGCTGATGTTCTACTGGTGGCATCGGTCTGCACTGTTCATCACTAACTACCGGCACACACACGCCTGCCCAGGCTACCCCCAGCATTCTTAG